The window CCGTATTCGAATATGATCCGGTTCAGAAGGGATTTTATTCGTTCGTATCTAATTCCGGATATTCAATATTCGTAATCGATCCGTATATGGATACTAAAAGTTACATATTTTTATGATGTGTAGATATCCATTACTATCTTATTCGGCAAAACTAACACTGATGATCCATATTcgaacaaaaaaatataaaaataaatatgataTCAGTAATATCCGTCCATATTCAATCCGTTTACATCCCTAGCTATGTTATCCATTTTGTACTTGAACGTTGAAAATCAGATTTTCGCTATAGTTTGAGAATGTAAATCAGACGTTTTCCTATAACTAAATTATTTTACAAATCAATTGGTGAGCCTAGAATGCAAATTAATTGGTATATATTAAGCATAAGGTATTTTTAAGTATGGACAAATAGGTAGGAATAAAAGAAAACTAACTTaaataaagataaaaaaaatatcagTAAAAAGAAACACCAAGTATTAATGTATTGATATAACTCTCACACTTTACActattgaaaataaaaaataaaaaaaataaaaagtacaaattataaaaatataaagaaataatacaaatactaaTATTCTTAaagtagaaaaattataaaaataaaaatagaaaccaattgaaaagtagagaagaaattatcattGAAGAATTGAAAGTAGGGATTAAATCGCGGTTTGTGACGCATGCCATGTATAGCCCTGCCGACGAGCGATGGATCCTTGCAGGTCGAGAATTTGCCAAAAGTAAATGTCGGGGCGCTCGACTCAACTACATGCCAAGCACATTCTGATGCGACATTGAATTTAATACTCATAATGTTTTAAAAAAACTTCTATTAAAATTGGCCTCAAGATCGAATGAAATTCCCTAGGGTCGATCGGAACCCTCCCCACTTCATGAGGTCAATTCTCTTAACGCACGTACTTCCAGCTAGAGTTAACTAGCTTGGACTAGTTTGACCGTGCTGTCCATGAGCTCTCGTGCGGACGACTTCATCGACGAGTGATCTGTAAATATTCGGGGTCCCTATCCATTGAAGGAAAGATGGATAAGCTTGGTAACTTTCAACCCAACATTACCTcattgttcatcttcttctccacctccgaCTGCCTCACCGCGTCCTCTACACCCCCCGGCTGTCCGCTCACCACCCACCGCTGGCTTCGACTCCTCACCCTCGTCACCGCTCATCGGGGATCCAACCCCGCCCAAACGGCAACTCTCCCACGCCGTCTCACCTTTGCTGCCGACCATTAAAAGCCCGATAACCCGAAAATCCTAACCCCACCAACCTCGACCACCATCAGGGCCACCGCCGGCCACTCCTCCTCACCGATAGCCACTCCTCCCCACCTCCTGTAGGCCGTAGCTCTCACTCTAGCCGACAGAGATGGCTAGTTGGTGGTGGTATGCGACGATGCACGTGGTGTAATGGAAGGAGGTGATTGGGATATGACGAACGTCATTGTTTGCACGAGTCTCAAACATTGGAAGTGAAGTTGAAAAAAATCTCCCAGAAGATATATAGGTTTTCTCTCAGTTCGGCGGATACTTTGCCTCCCTTGTTGGTCGTCTCCGGTGGATGCTTCGCCGCTATGGAGCTGCTTCTTCTGGTGGATGCTTGGCCACCCTCTGGTTGTTTTTGTGGTCTCAGTCAGTGGCCTCGGTGATGTTGTTCTTTATGTAGGTTCATCTGTATTAGGTCGCTTGGTGGGTCTTGGCGGGTTGGTGAGGTCTTCTCTTCTATTTTGTAGTTGTCGTTCTGCTAGTTCTGTGGCTGTTTGTTTTTATTGGCCTTTCTTCAGTTTTTTCTCTGTTGTCAGTCTTTTGTGTGCTTGTGCTGGTCAATTCATGTTTGGCCAGCATCAAGTTATGTCTATAATCCGCatccctcttaatgaaatacgtgctaaTGCACGTTCgcgaaaaatatatatataggtttTCTGTGAATATTGACGGGATCTCTGGGTTGTCATATAAACAGGCCTTGACCTTTTGGGCCATTAGAATTTATTTTGCCTGCCTAGCCCATATCCCCTTGCTCTGCACACGTTGGGCCAGCTGGTCTCGGCTCCGTTGTCTGTCCTATGGGCTGGCTGCGCAACAATGGGAGCCCATTTCGCTTGTCGCGACCGTGTAGTAGTACCCATCCGCAGTGTAAAAACATGACGGCTGTGCTGCTGCTTGTTAGAGCAAAAGATAATAATTTAGCCCGCTACTGGCGATAAAGATACTTGCAACCTATCATCAACCCGTTCGTATAATGATTAGTCTATTTATCATTAATATATGGTCCACATGTCTCTCACATAAATTTTCTTGGTTCCTGTGTGAAAGCCGGCTATAAGCTTACAACatgctctctctcctccaccttaTCATTCAGCCTATTTCCAGTCTGCTATAAGAGCAAGGGTAATAAGGGGGCTTTAAGCCCCTTCCATGTCATCTAGAGACACCATTTGAAAACATATACTACAATAATCTATCTTTTAGATTGTCTCTTGTGAGGTATATgaatattaaatttttatataaaaaaataaatgaaagcTCATAAAATGCGTGCATAAGAGACGGGTTGAGCTCTAAAATTGACTTTTGTGCTTTGTTTCTCGTGCTGGAGGCGTCTCTTAGATAAGAGCTAATGACACTCTCTCACCTCGTTTCTCTTTCATCTACATAGAATTGTTGCTGATATGAATTGACTAATAAACTCTTATTGCACCTGCTCTAATACCGGCTCTTAGGGCACACGATTACATCCGTACTGTGCAATCCTAGCTGGGAAAAAACCATACGGGGTAACTCTTGACTTGGACTTTGTTTAGATGTATAAAGTTTAGGCTGTaaagcactgtagcactttcgtttgtatttagtaattattattCCGTCATGGATTaactagacttaaaagattcgtctcgcaaattatagataaactgtgtaattagttattttatttagctgcATTTTATATTTCATGTATGCGTTCAAATTCGATATGATGGagaattttgtaaaattttagaattttgaagacATTTAAACAGGCTTGAGCCGCACCCGCACATGATCGTCACTGGGCCCGGGGCCCCTGCACATAAATCCGGCAGATGGGACCAGTGCCCGTGCCATGAACCCGTCGCTGCCTGCCGGCCATCAACCACTGACCACTGCATTAAAACCCTACGGGACGGACGAGGCGTCACTGACGTGTGGGTTCTGTGCCCACGCTGACCCCAAGCGGAACCCCACGTCGTCTCCACGACACTCCCTCTGCCTGCCTCGTACACCACCCAGGCAGGGCCGAAAGCGAAAAGCCCCTTttgctctcgctctctctcccaGTCTCCCACCAGAGACGAAACCCGGAgaccggcgcggcgcggagcggaGCCGAATCGAATCCCTCCACTCCCCCGGAAGAGGCTCCATGGGACTGAGATCCCTGCTGCTGGTTCTCCTGCTCcacattgccgccgccgccctgcggtCCGATGCGGCCGCCTTCGCCTCGCCCACCACAGGTGTGTGTCCTCCGGGTCCTCCGCTCTCgcgcctctccctcctcctcctccgctggcTTCTTCTGACCCGCCGCTTGGCCCCGCTCCCCGGGGGGCGTGGGCGTTGGTTGGTTGCAGGCAGCATCGTGAAGCAGCTCTCGTCGGTGGTCAACTGGccgcggggcgccgccgccccgcacgGGGGGCCCAAGCCGCCCGCCCACGCCCCGTACGCCGGTGAGTTGCCCGCGCCCGGCCGCGGGGGTTTCGCTTCCCTGGGGATTGGTTAGCGGGGGGTTTTGTGCCAGGATACCAATGTTGCCATGCCAACCGTGCGACGCGATGCTGTTGCTTGCTTGCTCTGCTGCTGTTGCCTGTTCAACGGCGCCGCTCGCGTAGCTGCAACTCGTAGCAAGTGCTTGCCTGCGAAAGCGGAAGACCAAAGGGGAACGAATTGGCAGTATAAGAGACGGGATGGGAGAAACTTTTTTTCTGAAATAAAAAGAGTAAATCAGAACCTCGTCGATTGGTTAAAAAGCTTATTATGCTGTTCAGGAGAAATGAGCAGTGTACTTGCACAGTGACGCGACCTGGGCTCGCCTACATGTTCTAAACAGGCCTTTCGCAGTTCCTAAAATCAAGGGGGTTCCAAGTAGTTCTCATTGTTTTAGTGACTAAGCTCTGCTTAGCTTCAGTTTAACTAGCAGTCTATTTCTTACCTGACCGCTATGCACAAACATACCTCCCACTCCCACACAAGTTCAAATGGATGCTGAAGTTCAGTCCTCCCATTTCTGGAATGATGCTAGCCGGTTCTAGATCCCAGCCGGTCGAATTGATTTCGTTTGCGGCCTAAGGCACTGAATATGGGTTACGACAATCGGTGATATTTATGTCCTTGTTTTTATCTCTTTGTCATGCTGTTTGGGCTGTTTTCCGCAGATGGGCATGTGGGTGTGGCGCTGCAGTTTGAGAGCGGCTACTTTGTTGAGACGCTTGTCGAGGGTGACAAGCTTGGTGTCACGCCGCACACCATCAGGGTGTCTCCTGTTGAGGGTGGGGAGCTACTTGCGGTAGACTCTGCTCACAGCAACATTGTGCGAATAACTCCTCCGCTGTCTGAGTGTATGTTTCACTTCCCACCACCTCTGATTGGTGTTTGCTTCATTCTTTtgtacattttttttatttatcacaCTGTAGTTTATATGGGGCTCATGTGGTATGTTTCCACTTTTTGGTGGATAGTGGCCATAATGGCACAATGCACACTTGACATGATTATATGTTAGGGAAGTTTTAAATAACAAACTACCAAATACTGGTCTTCAGGCAGATTTACTAGACATACCAATTCTAATATCCATGCATGCTAATATTTTGCAAACTTTCTTTTTAATTACAAAGGGATACTCTTTCACTAGCAGTGCTTGAATAGCTGATATTTCTATATGTAATATTACGCTATTCTTATGGCTCAATGCACTTTATTAAAACTTGATTTTGGTCACATGTCTATTTTCATTCATACAGTAATAACTTTTTGGTGGATAGTGTCCATAATGCACAATGCACACTTGACATGATTATATGTTAGGGAAGTTTTAAATAACAAACTAACAAATACTGGTCTTCAGGTAGATTTGTTAGACATACCAATTCTATTATCCACGTGTGCTAATATTTTGCAATCTTTCTTTTTAATTAGTCTTTTAATAGCAGTGCTTGAATAACTGATATTTCTATATGTAATATTACGCTATTCTTAAGGCTCAACGCACCTTATTGAAACCTGATTTGGGTCACATGACTATTTTCATACAGTAATAATTGGAATTCTTGTATTGAGTTAATTAAGATTATGCATGTGTGGAGAAATGctgtggagagagagaaaggaaaatagagagAACTGTGCTTAAAAAAGTATCATTAAACATAAGTCCATCAGTGTGGACTGATAATAGGATATCTGCAGATAGCAGGGGAAGACTTGTTGCTGGTTCTTTCCAGGGCCATTCTGGTCACATAGATGGTAAACCAAGTGATGCCCGATTCAAGCGCCCCACAGGCGTTGCTGTTGATGATATGGGAAATGTCTATGTTGCTGACACTTCAAATTTGGCGATTCGAAAGATTGGGGAATCAGGTGATCAGTAGTTAGTTAGATATGTGATTCATGCATTAGTTATGTCAACAATTAGTGAATGAAATTTCTGTGCAGGAGTGACCACCATTGCTGGTGGAAAATCAAATATCCCAGGTTATAGGGATGGCCCCAGTGAAGATGCAAAGTTCTCTACTGATTTTGATGTGGTGTATGTGAAGAAAATGTGCTCTCTTCTGGTTATTGACCGCGGAAATGCAGCCCTCAGGAAAATTGCCCTTCCGCAAGAAGATTGCACTTATCAGGATTCCTCGCTCCTATCTTCAGGTTCATTCTCTTTCACTGTTTGTTGTGAAGTACATGTCGATGTTTTAGATAAGAAAAAAGGTAACTATCCCACTTGTCTTGTTCTTGAGGTGACGAAGTCCTTTAAGAAAGGGCCATTCCAAGATGGTTAGTTGAAAAACAAGAGTAGTAAAAATATGCAGTTGTGTTGACACCTTTTGGTGGTtacgtgcaaaaaaatttacatgtcACCATAATTTAAATGTTAAAAAACCACTTTGAACCATGTCATATTCTTTAAAGACAAAAGTAAAAAGAGATTTCTGGTAGTGCCTATGTGTCGTATAGCATGAGGGAGAAGAATGATATTTGCAATTTGGCATTATTGTCTTCTACTTTTCCCTTTGTTTCTTTAATTTGAAATCAGATGATGTAAAGCTATCTTTTCGTACCCTAACTTGATTACTAAACCTAGTCCTGGTGGATTAAGTTTAGGGAATCAGGGATAACATGTCTGGCATAGTCAAAATGCTGACTGAAAGATATTTGATGGCATATATGGAACTTTTTCTAAGAATGATTTGAAATGTTTTATGTGAAGTTCTTTTTAGAGATATAGTTATTCACCTTTTTAAATTCTCTGAACCACTTTAACTTGTTATGATGTAGATGCAATCTCACTTTCTCACCCTTTAAGAAGAACATAGATGAGATGAtcactttctctctctttcagAGTAGCATTGATGACATGATTACTTTCTCATCCTTCTAGAAGAACGTGTGAAACCTTTCTTTCCATCCACATATGTTCTAAATAGTATCAAAGTGGCCATAGGCGCACATTTCTGATGAACTGATACAGGGGATAGAATATCGTGTATCCGTTAAGTATCACATACGGATACGTATGTGGATACTGGTTTTGCAGTACTTGATGCGTGTCGATGGTTGGCAGTGAGAGATTTCGGTGGTGGTTGCCCTTGCATTTGCATTCTGACATTCAGAGCTAGGACATGCTGTTTAGTGGGGCTAAGTGGGCCAGGAACGAAAGGACAGCCCAATAGCAAGTTGTATGATACAGTTTGTGGTATATTAGTCAATTATTAGCACTTTAGCAGTTTTGATATGTTATTTCATATAtaattacaacaacaacaacaacatagccttttttcccaagcaagttggggtaggctagagatgaaacccgaaagaaataagttcaaggttcagtcacattgatagctagtctccaagcgctcctatccaaagctatctctttagagatgttccaatccttaaggtctctcttaaccgacccATCCCACGTGTCTGTTTCTTTAGGTATCCATGTGTCCGACACGTATCTTATCTGATACCTGTACCAATATCAACATGGGAACGTATCTAGTGAAAACCACAACCTTCGTGAAAACTTGggcaaaccacggcaaaaaagttttctaaattcaccaaaaaaatcatacatgtagatgatatgatgatacacaactttgtaaaatatcttatTCAAACTCaatttcgtttgtgagatataaaaataacaaatttctaacaaatcatttggacagctttctggcttgaaatttgttatttttatatctcacaaacgaagtcgggtttggacaagatattttacaagattgtgtatcatcatatcatctacatgtgtgattttttgtgtgaatttaaatgacttttttgccgtggtttgtacgggttttcacgaagttgtagtttccaccagatatgttccctaTCAACATAGGCTTATTTTGATTTTAACACTAAAAGTTATAGTGAGTTGTAACTTGGGATGATAGGAGATCCCCATATTCATGTATCTTACATGTTGAGATTTGCATGCAAAAATCCTTACTTCTTAGTCTGGGTCCTTAATAGGTCTTCTCAAGAATTAGTGTTGTTATTTCCGGATACTATACATGTAGCTAGCTGACTGAGTCTGACCTTTGGCACCACTCACCTACCTTAACTGTGATAATCCAAATTGTGATTTTTTATTAGTTTCATGATAATTATATCTGGCAAATGTATCAATATGTTGATGGCTAGTAATTTACTTGTTGATGTTCTTGATATACTGTTTGCAAACTTCAGTTCCGTACATGATCATTGGTACTGTTTGTTTACACAGATATCATATTGGTAATTGGTGCTGTTTTGGCCGGATATATCTTTTCTGGTTTCCAACATGGGTTTGGATTTTCAAGCTCCGAGAAGGTAGTAGTTTGTTTATGCTGTGGCTCTATATTGTCTGTTTAACATAGATTTTTCCACTCGAGATGCATATTTGTGATCTCATTGAAGTGTGGCTTCAAAGTGTTCGTGATCATGCTTAAATAGCATCCTGTTTTTTCTCAGTATGTAATTGACTGAAGTTGAAAATATCTGCCGCTCTGTTCTCTGCAATCTGAACTTTTGAATTGCTGCTTACGTGGTAGTTTGTCTGTTTATTCCAATCCAGGTGGAGGCACTGGAAACCGAGCAACACGAGAGCAGCACAATTGGGAAGCCACCTCTGGTTGTGGAGAGCCTGAAAGAGGAACCAGGAGCTGGGTGGCCATCCTTTGGGACGCTTATCTCTGATCTCTTGAAACTTGCTATTGAAGGAGTGGGGAAGCTACTTCTCAGCGTCGTCCCTCAACGGCTGCAGCATGGGAAGAGGAACCTCACTCCACTCAAAGACAGGCTCGTGATGCCCGAGGACAGACATGAGACTGCGATAGCGCAGAAGCTCAGCAGCACGCCAATGAGGCCCGAGACGCTCCACGCTCCTACCGCTGCAAGCGAGGTGGCACCAAAGGCTCAGAAGAGCATCAAGCCATCCAAGTTCAGGGACTCCACCCTGTCAAGCAAGCACAGGTCCTCCAAGAGGCAGGAGTACGCCGACTTCTACGGCGCCTCCGAGTCCGCCGCGGTGAGCGCCAAGGTCCCGAAGGACCggctccgccaccgccacagGGAGAAGAGCGGGGAGGTCGCCTACGGGACCGTGCACCCCGAGCTGAAGCCGGCGGAGGCGAAGCCCGCGGATTACAGCGACTCCAAGTACGATCACTACGTCAGGAGCAAGTACACCGCCGAGAGCGGGTACAGGTACTGATCACTGACGGTGGCCGGCCTCTTCGTCGTCCTTGCCGGCGCGATGGAATCTTTTTACCGGCGTGTACCTGGCAATGTTGTATTGTGAAACCTCCACAGGTGCAAAGCGAAGCACAAAGCTGCTGCTGCTTATGCTGGTTGGTGGCCCATGAGATTTGGCAACGGGCAAGTAGTCTCCTAGTAGTTAGGTGGGTGGGAACCTATGCCGACTGGCATCCGGTTTTGGGGTACCCAGATGTGATCTTGGCAGAGAGCGACATGTAACCTAGCAGTAGTTTTGATTTGATCTTGAGATCGTGAGTCAGTGACCTGGAGCTCGTGTCGGCGACGACTCGTGATAGCAGGTGGTAAGATAACCCCCTGCCGAATCAGTGAATCACAAGGTGCCGCGCTGCTGTCATCCCAGCCGTTGCTGTTGCGCTGTGCCCTTGCTGTACCTGAAAGCGAGGGTCTGGCCCAGTTCCGCTCGAGACCGTCCAGAACCCGACGCCGAGAGAGGAGGCGCCGCGTTGAACGTCGTGTCCTTGTGCCGTCTCTGTTCTGCATCCTTCCACGGCTGGCGTGCCAGCCGAACTTTGGTGTTTGGTCGCATCGGTCGCATGTGAGTTCGCGACGGGAGGAGAATACTAGGCGAGCAGGCGTGGCAAAGCGACGGAGCCGGAGCTCCTTTTGGGGAACTCCGATGTCGCGAGCGGTAGCAGTCAAAGGGTGTGCTCTTTTTTTGGAGGGGTCCAATGCGTAGGAGTAGGCTGGACCGATCGCCGACGGATGAGCATGAGCTGGTCGCGACCCGACCGATGTGCAGGTCGTTACGTAGACCGGCCTAGCCTATCACGACTCGTATAGCGACGGGAAACAGTGGATGGCATCATGCAGCTGGAAGCCTCTCTCGGGAGCTGGGACTGGAACCTTCCCAAAACCGGTGGTCCTCTCCTCTCTAAAGTTGTGCAAGGGAAAAGCTATCACTCACCTGAGTGATTTGAGCCATCTCTCgaatttttctctctccaaatcctccctttcttctccaactctggcgagcaactccggcgaggtTAGGGTTCGGGTTAGGGTTCCGGGTTGCTGGGGGGCGCTGCTCACCACCGGCCTTAGAaggagggacggcggcggcaggccggcCCGGCAGTGGTGGTGGGAgcgggggcggcgaggccggcggcggtggcgccgccggcccgggTGGCGGAGGACGGCAGTTGGGCGGTGTCGGGGCGGGGGCGCGGCtgtgggaggaggcggcggcgggaggggcttgcgtggcggccggcgcgggcgcgctaGGGCCGCGccggggggtggcggcggggttgAGCGGCGGGCTAGGCGGCATGGaagggaaggagaagggaggtagaagatgaaggagAGCCCTTGAATTTTAATCCAATGGTCCAAAAAATTGAGTGAGGAGAGCCCCCAAATCACTCAAGTGAGGGATAGACACTCCCAAGTTGCAAAGGTGTTGGCGATGCATGCACGACCGACGTCCAGTGGTCTCCGACGGCCCATTCCTCTTTTAGAAGAGCGCGAGAAGTGTTGCTCGCATGCAATGTTCTAACAGCCTGAGCGCAGCCGAACGGCTGGTGAACCAGCTGCTTGAATCCCCTACCGCACACGCACGGACGGCTGATCAGATGGGGGCTGGCTGTCTGCGCTGGGGCTCTTGCTGGACCAGCCAGCCATCCAGCGCCAGCCACTTCAGGGCAGCCGAACAGGCTGTAAATAGCTGGCTAAACTATcactatagccggctatagctgcTAGGAAAGAGCATCCGCTATGGCATTTATCCCGTTATATCCTGCTATAGCTCAGTTATAGTCCGGCTAAACgccttagcccgctatttaaaacattgcTCGCATGTTGCAGGCCTCTAAGGTCTGTTTGGCAGGGTTCAGACTCCTCCAAAaacggctccggctcctctggtggagcagcttctctggtggagctggagctgttttctaaaatatttggcaaaacagctcaCTTGTTGGAGTGGTGTTGTAAAATGTCTAAATTGTCCTTCTCTACATTTTTCTTCtactcttttctctttcttttctttttttttctcctctccatttctttttctttctttttttccctcctCTCTTATCCATTCGCCCACCGTCCCCATGGAGCTGGAGGGAGCTACGTTTTCGCGGCTCCTCCTCATCTGTGTAAGCCGCAAGGGGCTCCGGCGGGGGCTCCAGACCTGGAGTAGGTGCCAAAACGACTGTTTGGAAGGGCCCGGCCGGAGCCGGTCGGAGCCGCTCGTGGAGCCCTTCGAAACACGGCCTTAGTCTTTCGTCCGAGCTTCAGCATCGCTCGCACTGCTCGCGTGACCCATGTTAGGACTGGCAGCTCGGTGAAGCATTCCGTCCCCCTTCTCCTCCCTGCTGTGCGTTGCGCTCAAAGTCAAGAACACGGGTTGGTGCCCGGGCAGTGGCGCGCACAAAGGCGCGGCTGCATCCCGTGTCGTCTCGGCATGTGCCGGCGACGCTCGGGTCGCGGGGGTAGGCATGGTGCGTTGCATCTCCATGGTGGACCAGGCACGATTTGGAAAATGGGAGatcgccgtggcggcggcgcgtttcacaccgcgcgcgcgctcatggcgcgccgccacccccccccccccctccccgccgTCAGTCGGCCGGAGCACAACACGACGAGGCTGTTGCGCTGGACAGGGCCAGCCAGCCGTGGTACGTATAGGGACAAAACTAAAGGGCTGATGAGTGATGCGTGTTATTTTGGTTGGCCTCGTAGTTGACAGCTCGTGGTTTTTTGGTTTCGTCCGCCGGATTGGAGGAACTTTGGAGGGTCACTCGGCCGG is drawn from Panicum virgatum strain AP13 chromosome 1N, P.virgatum_v5, whole genome shotgun sequence and contains these coding sequences:
- the LOC120655198 gene encoding uncharacterized protein LOC120655198 isoform X1, whose translation is MGLRSLLLVLLLHIAAAALRSDAAAFASPTTGSIVKQLSSVVNWPRGAAAPHGGPKPPAHAPYADGHVGVALQFESGYFVETLVEGDKLGVTPHTIRVSPVEGGELLAVDSAHSNIVRITPPLSEYSRGRLVAGSFQGHSGHIDGKPSDARFKRPTGVAVDDMGNVYVADTSNLAIRKIGESGVTTIAGGKSNIPGYRDGPSEDAKFSTDFDVVYVKKMCSLLVIDRGNAALRKIALPQEDCTYQDSSLLSSDIILVIGAVLAGYIFSGFQHGFGFSSSEKVEALETEQHESSTIGKPPLVVESLKEEPGAGWPSFGTLISDLLKLAIEGVGKLLLSVVPQRLQHGKRNLTPLKDRLVMPEDRHETAIAQKLSSTPMRPETLHAPTAASEVAPKAQKSIKPSKFRDSTLSSKHRSSKRQEYADFYGASESAAVSAKVPKDRLRHRHREKSGEVAYGTVHPELKPAEAKPADYSDSKYDHYVRSKYTAESGYRY
- the LOC120655198 gene encoding uncharacterized protein LOC120655198 isoform X2; translation: MGLRSLLLVLLLHIAAAALRSDAAAFASPTTDGHVGVALQFESGYFVETLVEGDKLGVTPHTIRVSPVEGGELLAVDSAHSNIVRITPPLSEYSRGRLVAGSFQGHSGHIDGKPSDARFKRPTGVAVDDMGNVYVADTSNLAIRKIGESGVTTIAGGKSNIPGYRDGPSEDAKFSTDFDVVYVKKMCSLLVIDRGNAALRKIALPQEDCTYQDSSLLSSDIILVIGAVLAGYIFSGFQHGFGFSSSEKVEALETEQHESSTIGKPPLVVESLKEEPGAGWPSFGTLISDLLKLAIEGVGKLLLSVVPQRLQHGKRNLTPLKDRLVMPEDRHETAIAQKLSSTPMRPETLHAPTAASEVAPKAQKSIKPSKFRDSTLSSKHRSSKRQEYADFYGASESAAVSAKVPKDRLRHRHREKSGEVAYGTVHPELKPAEAKPADYSDSKYDHYVRSKYTAESGYRY